A window of the Gloeobacter morelensis MG652769 genome harbors these coding sequences:
- a CDS encoding type IV secretory system conjugative DNA transfer family protein has protein sequence MDKQNKRKKIGKQAIKQGQTATPFEDYLHLRTTVRFELRGLRVGAFYLEKPNGAHVWVFGWSLRPIHSGLSKEQIEPVFDKLEAGLKDLPVGEHLTFHIGSFSSDTERQAQLEKLAAASPSLEYRFLMHSERARVREITGEGVRKPKFWHVYCTYTIEPDAQGEDWIERAISKAERAYHTLQGTASERKERFLRSLMIKAFDEGFCRYQQMLANKLELEVKPMSETVLWRNLWRRFNGTAPRALPQLLVVGEKTLREEIHSDVHVHTRLLESGAPEDNEEWVKLTCKVPGEDGHAPEEAHDYIGVMTMIDKPGGWLNKRAQLRSVWEILSRTDVRETEFFCQLTRGNDEVIKNLVQRVGKQADTTATKVKTDVVAKVKAKRAETAQEKMYDGELAVYAAVAILVHRPTRTQLNDACRQMESLFRRPCLVLREKLYAWRVWLQTLPVCAEALLLRPFDRRLTFLSSETPGLMPLVGTQVGDRQGVEYICEEGGSPLLIDCVDKHEAVGIFGATRSGKSVKFARYMLEYLARDYPVVAIDFPKPDGSSTFTDFTRFVGGSYFDIASECSNLMERPNLARMSLTEKQLNDRTNDWKSFLQGALNTMILGKITDPLMATSIKSVIVLALDAYLADTAIQRRYELAAERGLGSAEWRESPTLEDFPQFVDLGRIGTAEDDDRARQAMHFIRLQLNYWMKSSVGRSISKPSTFRTDSKLLVFALTNLSDDNDAAVLALSAYGAGLRRALSSMASAFFCDESPILFEFDEVSDMIARLFANGAKSGIHPFVSAQDCVTIAKAPSASKILDNMTTKCIGRIQESAVKSFVDILQIPEEIVRKASSEAFYPDPNGIYSKWFIQQSGRITETRFYPGTRLLGVVANNRDEQAARNRAFAEHGDKYRAIAHFSDQLVTSIRSRTD, from the coding sequence GTGGACAAGCAGAACAAACGCAAAAAAATCGGCAAGCAAGCCATCAAACAGGGGCAAACCGCCACCCCCTTCGAGGACTATCTGCATCTGCGCACCACCGTCCGCTTCGAATTACGCGGCCTTCGCGTCGGCGCTTTCTACCTCGAAAAGCCCAATGGTGCCCACGTCTGGGTGTTTGGGTGGTCTTTGCGGCCCATACACAGCGGATTGAGCAAAGAGCAAATCGAGCCCGTTTTCGACAAGCTCGAAGCGGGTCTCAAGGATTTGCCGGTGGGGGAGCACCTCACCTTCCACATCGGATCGTTCTCAAGCGACACCGAGCGCCAGGCGCAACTGGAAAAGCTCGCCGCCGCCAGTCCGTCATTGGAGTATCGCTTTTTAATGCACTCCGAGCGGGCGCGGGTGCGGGAGATCACTGGAGAAGGGGTGCGCAAGCCCAAATTTTGGCATGTCTACTGCACCTACACCATCGAACCGGATGCCCAGGGCGAGGACTGGATAGAACGGGCCATCAGCAAAGCCGAGCGAGCCTACCACACCCTGCAGGGCACGGCGTCTGAACGCAAGGAGCGGTTCTTGCGCTCGCTGATGATCAAGGCATTCGACGAGGGATTCTGCCGCTACCAGCAGATGCTCGCCAACAAGCTCGAACTCGAAGTCAAGCCGATGTCTGAAACGGTACTTTGGCGCAACCTCTGGCGGCGATTCAACGGCACCGCTCCTCGCGCCCTGCCGCAACTGCTGGTAGTCGGGGAGAAAACGCTGCGCGAAGAAATCCATTCGGATGTGCATGTCCATACTCGATTGCTCGAAAGCGGGGCGCCGGAAGACAACGAAGAGTGGGTCAAGTTGACCTGCAAGGTGCCGGGAGAGGACGGGCACGCCCCGGAAGAAGCCCACGACTACATCGGCGTGATGACGATGATCGACAAGCCCGGCGGTTGGCTGAACAAGCGGGCGCAGCTGCGGTCGGTTTGGGAAATACTTTCGCGCACCGATGTGCGCGAAACCGAATTTTTCTGCCAGCTGACGCGCGGCAACGACGAAGTGATCAAAAATCTCGTCCAGCGCGTCGGCAAACAGGCCGACACCACGGCCACCAAGGTCAAAACGGACGTGGTCGCGAAAGTCAAGGCAAAGCGCGCGGAGACGGCGCAGGAAAAAATGTACGACGGCGAATTGGCCGTCTACGCGGCCGTTGCCATTCTGGTCCACCGCCCCACGCGCACCCAGCTCAACGACGCCTGCAGGCAAATGGAAAGCCTTTTTCGCAGGCCGTGCCTCGTGCTGCGCGAAAAATTGTACGCCTGGCGGGTCTGGTTGCAAACCCTGCCGGTCTGCGCCGAGGCACTGCTGCTCAGGCCGTTCGACAGGAGACTGACCTTCCTGTCGAGCGAAACGCCCGGTCTGATGCCGCTTGTGGGTACCCAGGTCGGCGACCGCCAGGGTGTCGAATACATATGCGAAGAGGGGGGGTCTCCCCTGCTTATCGACTGCGTCGACAAGCACGAGGCGGTTGGCATCTTCGGTGCCACGCGGTCGGGCAAATCGGTCAAGTTCGCGCGTTACATGCTCGAATACCTGGCGAGGGATTACCCCGTCGTCGCCATCGACTTTCCCAAGCCGGATGGCTCGTCAACGTTCACAGACTTCACCCGCTTCGTCGGGGGCAGCTACTTCGATATTGCCAGCGAGTGCTCCAATTTGATGGAGCGGCCCAACTTGGCTAGGATGTCGCTCACCGAAAAGCAATTGAATGACCGCACGAACGACTGGAAGTCGTTTTTGCAGGGCGCCCTCAACACCATGATCTTGGGCAAGATCACCGATCCTTTGATGGCGACCAGCATCAAGTCCGTCATAGTTCTTGCCCTCGACGCCTACTTGGCCGATACCGCTATACAACGCCGGTATGAACTGGCGGCCGAACGCGGCCTCGGCAGCGCGGAGTGGCGCGAGAGCCCCACACTCGAGGATTTTCCGCAATTTGTCGACCTAGGCCGGATCGGGACCGCCGAGGACGACGACAGGGCGAGGCAGGCCATGCACTTCATCCGGCTGCAACTGAACTACTGGATGAAGTCTTCGGTCGGGCGCAGCATCTCCAAACCGTCGACTTTCCGGACCGATTCGAAGTTATTGGTCTTCGCGTTGACAAACCTCTCGGACGATAACGACGCCGCAGTCCTTGCCTTGTCTGCCTATGGCGCCGGTCTGCGACGGGCGCTCTCTTCAATGGCGAGTGCCTTTTTTTGCGACGAATCCCCGATCCTCTTCGAGTTTGACGAAGTGTCGGATATGATCGCCCGGTTGTTTGCCAACGGGGCTAAATCTGGCATCCACCCGTTCGTCTCCGCTCAGGACTGCGTCACCATTGCCAAGGCCCCCTCGGCAAGCAAAATACTCGACAACATGACGACAAAATGCATCGGACGTATACAGGAATCGGCGGTCAAAAGCTTCGTGGACATTCTACAGATTCCTGAGGAGATCGTCCGTAAAGCTTCCAGCGAGGCGTTCTACCCGGATCCCAACGGGATTTATTCAAAGTGGTTCATCCAGCAAAGTGGCAGAATCACCGAGACGCGGTTCTATCCGGGCACGCGGCTGCTCGGTGTCGTGGCCAACAACCGCGACG
- a CDS encoding strawberry notch C-terminal domain-containing protein: MSVQNQEDRNPGTPSEGSAPLQVPYRPKSRGPAIGTLIPRNLELVFSKALDALERRVGPLDEYVRDKLGFRDEGELFSALAAEQVDATAMAIDAIDNGLGAINGDQTGIGKGRVAAAIIRYANRTGRIPLFVTCKPDLYADMGRDLAAVGMQGFKPFPTNSNLNVPMPDGSRLKTDTDNHKLQMQQAIQTGNLGSSYEGIFTTYSQMQTVKGEDTLRRDFLRAMAPRSLLILDEAHEAGGPEGESSGKSRGEFARELVSSAQGVLYSSATYAKSPSVMTLYSRTDMRHAVGSLEALVGLIQKGSVPMQQGLATMLALSGQYVRRERSFEGVSFECVTVPVDRPTAENVAGILRSILEFDRAKESGVSKLDQSFKAEAKAIARDNSIGQAGCTSTNFTAIMHNLIDQMLLSLKAEATADHAIAVLRNPDPATGRAQKPLVAVANTMGSFIGEYADQNDLRPGDGMDLDFGGLLERYLVRSRDICMGDAFGKKEYRQLTDSELGPYAVRLFESIRETIRETDFGSMPISPIDHIKSRLTEAGFKVGEITGRKDVVRYSGGRGYYDRRGADECSKAANIETVRAYNAGDLDCVILNRSGSTGISLHASREVADQRRRHLIVAQPERNIDVFMQMLGRVHRTGQVVPPNYTLLMADIPAEKRPGAVLAKKMASLNANTTAARTTAVTVRDVPDFMNEYGDRVVKELMDGYPDLHARLDHPLGTGENPYDENAIARVTGRIPLLPIAEQEKLYDLIETEYNAYVERQAALGESVLEAETLDLDARTVGTLEVVPAIEGIDSPFASGVALEVIDAKTTRKPLTSAEVLGRVAGAVGLAETTALEDCERVSVLRAASLIGQLCEGTAEFERAKLASLPQKKRQAYSDKLSRHLARVTDTVGAFPTGTRVRLTTKSGNFMYGVVDQVWASPHEGANPALPSNWRMAILVADPAKEIVLPFSQINTGEDFQLESAETDLVGTPVLELFDQRQGANREERQLFTGNVLRAFEKFHGKLVNFTDHRGDVRQGVLAPQGYDFFEKLEREPVVLPTPADVLRFVDERTHRRGQAKSHPDAALTLKADRRFNAGGGYVLQTVKSKSIGSKFYLDTDLLRSAGAEFVSSGDQMVLAVPKEHIGAVLDTLYSKGTRLAAFDGRDTARDMLGIDLPQLNRIEQAAPELEGEMQVADVRLDASPAVEVPPDTSAPHAIQDPSRLAPHATSKETVRSLVEPQTVIGTTAPTVVPATVGAADGHHLETPPQSVQREPDTPAFAAEFPYVSENSQASVSLTKTPTGPEVLVGSQTASDLSIPNVDAPADVPSVPAMAVVHEMIERVNPRLGEYLSQSPGVADPGDTLSKLRDWYRAAAAMEKPYLDMIARVGKSHKDGKPPVEKVLRMMDADLASHAKIERDVVAAACKILASRGRPIDGGRRLYEGNRYVLRGDVINLTVNAAQRGVILSVVEGKVARNSLCPDDVSRFLKMGHRVEGKASLKHSKGTGFEH; encoded by the coding sequence ATGAGCGTGCAAAATCAGGAAGATCGAAATCCGGGCACTCCGTCCGAAGGAAGCGCCCCGCTGCAAGTTCCCTACCGCCCGAAAAGCCGCGGGCCAGCCATCGGCACGCTCATCCCCCGCAACCTGGAGCTGGTGTTCTCCAAGGCCCTCGACGCACTCGAAAGGCGCGTCGGGCCGCTCGACGAGTACGTGCGCGACAAACTGGGGTTCCGCGACGAGGGCGAACTTTTTTCGGCGCTCGCGGCGGAGCAGGTGGACGCCACGGCCATGGCCATCGACGCCATCGACAACGGCTTGGGGGCTATCAACGGGGATCAGACCGGCATCGGCAAGGGGCGCGTCGCCGCCGCCATCATCCGCTACGCTAACCGCACCGGTCGGATTCCGCTGTTTGTGACCTGCAAACCCGACCTGTACGCGGACATGGGCAGGGATCTGGCCGCCGTCGGGATGCAGGGCTTCAAACCCTTCCCCACCAATTCGAATCTGAATGTGCCGATGCCGGACGGTTCCCGCCTAAAAACCGACACCGACAACCACAAGCTGCAGATGCAGCAGGCCATTCAAACGGGGAACCTGGGGAGTTCTTACGAGGGGATCTTCACGACTTATTCCCAGATGCAAACCGTCAAGGGCGAGGACACGCTGCGGCGGGACTTCCTGCGTGCGATGGCGCCCCGGTCGCTGCTTATCCTCGATGAGGCGCACGAAGCGGGCGGGCCGGAGGGCGAATCGTCCGGAAAAAGCCGGGGGGAGTTCGCCCGCGAACTGGTGTCTTCTGCCCAGGGCGTGCTTTACTCGTCAGCCACCTACGCGAAGAGCCCCTCGGTGATGACCCTCTACAGCCGCACCGACATGCGCCACGCGGTCGGCAGTTTGGAAGCGCTCGTCGGTCTTATCCAAAAGGGGAGCGTCCCCATGCAGCAGGGCCTCGCGACGATGCTCGCCCTGTCGGGCCAGTACGTGCGCCGCGAGCGCAGTTTCGAGGGGGTGAGCTTCGAGTGCGTCACCGTGCCCGTCGATCGTCCCACCGCGGAGAACGTGGCTGGCATCTTGCGATCGATCCTCGAATTCGACCGAGCCAAAGAGTCCGGTGTGTCCAAGCTGGATCAATCCTTCAAAGCGGAGGCCAAGGCCATCGCCCGGGACAATTCCATCGGCCAGGCCGGTTGCACCAGCACCAACTTCACGGCGATCATGCACAACCTGATCGACCAGATGCTCTTGAGTTTGAAAGCCGAGGCGACTGCCGACCATGCCATCGCGGTGCTGCGCAACCCTGACCCGGCCACCGGCCGCGCCCAAAAGCCCCTCGTCGCCGTCGCGAACACGATGGGCAGTTTCATCGGCGAATACGCCGACCAGAACGACCTGCGCCCGGGCGATGGCATGGATTTGGACTTCGGGGGGCTGCTGGAGCGCTACCTGGTGCGTTCGCGGGACATCTGCATGGGCGACGCTTTCGGCAAAAAGGAGTACCGCCAGTTGACCGATTCCGAACTCGGTCCCTACGCGGTCAGGCTTTTCGAGTCGATCCGAGAAACGATCCGCGAGACGGACTTCGGCTCGATGCCCATCAGCCCCATCGATCACATCAAGTCGAGGCTGACCGAGGCCGGTTTCAAAGTCGGCGAGATCACCGGGCGCAAGGACGTCGTGCGTTACAGCGGCGGCCGGGGCTATTACGACCGCCGCGGCGCGGACGAGTGCAGCAAAGCCGCCAACATCGAAACGGTCCGTGCCTATAACGCGGGTGATCTCGACTGCGTGATCCTCAACCGCAGCGGCAGCACAGGCATCAGCCTGCACGCGAGCCGCGAGGTGGCCGACCAGCGCCGCAGGCACCTCATCGTGGCTCAACCCGAACGGAACATCGACGTGTTCATGCAAATGCTCGGCCGGGTGCACCGTACCGGCCAGGTGGTACCACCGAACTACACGCTGCTGATGGCGGACATCCCGGCGGAGAAGAGGCCCGGGGCGGTGCTGGCCAAGAAAATGGCGAGCCTCAATGCGAACACCACCGCCGCGCGCACCACCGCCGTCACCGTGCGTGACGTGCCCGACTTCATGAACGAGTACGGGGACAGGGTGGTCAAGGAACTCATGGACGGTTACCCCGATTTGCACGCCAGGCTCGACCACCCCCTCGGAACTGGGGAAAATCCCTACGACGAGAACGCAATCGCGCGCGTGACCGGGCGCATCCCATTGCTCCCTATCGCCGAACAAGAAAAGCTCTACGACCTCATCGAGACGGAGTACAACGCCTACGTCGAGCGGCAGGCTGCCCTGGGCGAATCGGTGCTGGAGGCCGAGACGCTCGATCTCGACGCGCGCACCGTCGGGACGTTGGAGGTGGTGCCGGCCATCGAGGGCATCGACAGCCCGTTCGCCTCCGGTGTCGCGCTGGAGGTGATCGACGCGAAGACGACGCGCAAACCTTTGACCTCAGCGGAGGTGTTAGGGCGCGTGGCCGGGGCGGTGGGGCTTGCTGAGACCACCGCCCTCGAAGATTGCGAGCGGGTATCGGTGCTCCGGGCCGCTTCGCTCATCGGGCAATTGTGCGAGGGGACGGCCGAGTTCGAACGTGCCAAACTCGCGAGCCTACCGCAAAAGAAACGCCAGGCATACAGCGACAAATTGTCCCGCCATCTTGCGCGGGTGACCGACACGGTGGGTGCTTTTCCCACCGGGACGCGGGTGCGGCTTACGACGAAATCGGGCAACTTCATGTACGGCGTCGTCGATCAGGTCTGGGCGTCGCCCCACGAAGGCGCAAATCCGGCGCTCCCAAGTAACTGGCGAATGGCGATCCTTGTTGCCGATCCCGCCAAGGAGATCGTTTTGCCGTTCAGCCAGATCAACACCGGAGAAGACTTCCAGCTGGAAAGCGCCGAGACGGATCTGGTGGGCACCCCGGTTCTGGAACTGTTCGACCAGCGCCAAGGGGCGAACCGCGAGGAGCGGCAGCTTTTCACCGGCAATGTCTTGCGCGCCTTCGAGAAATTTCACGGCAAACTCGTCAATTTCACCGATCACCGCGGCGATGTTCGGCAGGGCGTGCTTGCGCCCCAGGGGTACGACTTTTTCGAGAAACTTGAACGCGAACCCGTCGTCCTTCCCACCCCGGCAGACGTTTTGCGCTTCGTCGACGAGCGAACCCACCGCCGGGGCCAGGCCAAGTCGCACCCCGACGCTGCCTTGACCCTCAAGGCCGATCGGCGATTCAATGCAGGCGGCGGGTATGTGCTGCAGACGGTCAAATCGAAATCCATTGGAAGCAAGTTTTACCTGGACACGGACCTTCTGCGCTCGGCGGGTGCCGAGTTTGTCTCCAGCGGGGATCAGATGGTCCTGGCTGTGCCCAAAGAACACATAGGCGCCGTGCTGGACACCCTTTACAGCAAGGGAACGCGCCTGGCCGCGTTCGACGGCAGGGACACGGCCCGCGACATGCTCGGGATCGACTTGCCCCAGTTGAATCGCATCGAGCAGGCCGCGCCCGAGCTAGAGGGCGAGATGCAAGTTGCTGACGTCAGGCTCGATGCCTCGCCCGCAGTCGAGGTGCCCCCGGACACCTCCGCGCCCCACGCCATACAAGACCCGAGCCGGTTGGCGCCGCATGCGACTTCCAAAGAAACGGTTCGATCGCTGGTAGAGCCCCAGACCGTTATCGGCACAACGGCACCGACGGTGGTTCCCGCGACCGTTGGTGCCGCCGATGGTCATCACTTGGAAACCCCGCCTCAGTCTGTGCAGCGCGAGCCGGATACCCCCGCCTTCGCAGCGGAATTTCCCTACGTTTCCGAGAATTCGCAAGCATCTGTCTCGCTCACCAAAACCCCCACGGGACCGGAAGTCCTGGTCGGTTCTCAGACGGCCTCTGATCTATCGATTCCGAATGTCGATGCGCCCGCGGATGTCCCCTCCGTCCCCGCCATGGCCGTTGTCCACGAGATGATCGAGCGAGTCAACCCCCGCTTGGGCGAATACCTTTCACAGTCTCCCGGTGTGGCCGACCCGGGAGACACCCTGTCAAAGCTGCGAGATTGGTACCGGGCTGCGGCTGCAATGGAGAAACCCTACCTCGATATGATCGCGAGGGTGGGTAAAAGCCACAAAGACGGCAAGCCGCCCGTCGAGAAGGTGCTGCGCATGATGGACGCCGATCTCGCCTCCCACGCGAAAATTGAGAGGGACGTGGTGGCGGCTGCCTGCAAAATCCTCGCCTCCAGGGGTCGGCCGATCGATGGAGGCCGCAGGCTGTATGAAGGAAACCGCTACGTTCTGCGGGGCGACGTAATAAACCTGACGGTCAACGCCGCACAGCGCGGGGTGATCCTCTCGGTTGTCGAAGGCAAAGTCGCTCGCAACAGCCTATGCCCAGACGACGTCAGCAGGTTCCTCAAGATGGGGCACCGTGTAGAGGGGAAGGCGTCGTTGAAGCATTCCAAAGGTACCGGGTTCGAACATTGA
- a CDS encoding plasmid mobilization protein → MKNLDRRIEIRASIEQVRIIDERAREAGMDRSDYCRSLALGALKPMESQTSTASDGKDGFPDAPIRGGAQKRVVFRLTAAQLSVIDERAALSGLSRADFVRLAALGQPPADVVRVPGVNQLVYVELGRIGCLLNQYLRHLNRGVASPVPPELLGDLIAQLKIVREQLIGADDRQAV, encoded by the coding sequence ATGAAAAATCTAGACAGACGCATAGAGATCCGAGCGAGCATCGAGCAGGTGCGTATCATCGACGAGCGCGCCCGGGAGGCGGGCATGGACCGGAGCGATTATTGCCGCAGCCTCGCGCTTGGGGCGCTAAAGCCTATGGAGTCGCAAACCTCCACGGCTTCGGATGGCAAAGACGGTTTCCCCGATGCGCCAATTCGGGGAGGTGCACAGAAGCGGGTCGTTTTCAGGCTGACGGCTGCCCAGCTGAGCGTCATCGACGAGCGGGCGGCGCTCAGCGGCCTTAGCCGCGCCGATTTTGTGAGGCTGGCCGCGCTGGGGCAGCCGCCTGCCGACGTGGTCCGGGTGCCCGGCGTGAACCAGCTTGTTTATGTTGAACTTGGGCGAATCGGTTGTCTGCTTAACCAGTACCTGCGTCACCTGAACCGCGGGGTGGCTTCTCCCGTTCCCCCGGAATTGTTGGGCGACTTGATCGCCCAGTTGAAAATTGTCCGCGAACAGCTGATCGGTGCCGATGATCGCCAAGCAGTCTAA
- a CDS encoding SprT-like domain-containing protein produces the protein MEKPPTTEQWSAYQAAFNYFNKELFGNGLPHCILNFSRHNRSFGFFAPERWEKRTDRVHEISLNPDTLDRPLADVMATLCHEMCHLWRHLEGKPPSCGYHDKRWASKMVQIGLLPTSTGEPGGKQTGKKVHHLVQENGPFERAFRKMPDGHLLPWRGGQFPATGVEEGGEGGETAQKQRRDKLKFTCPNCAANCWGKESLKVRCGVCNEQFVQR, from the coding sequence ATGGAAAAACCGCCGACCACAGAGCAGTGGTCGGCCTACCAAGCGGCTTTCAATTATTTCAACAAAGAGCTTTTCGGCAACGGTCTGCCGCACTGCATCTTGAATTTTTCCAGACACAACCGCTCTTTCGGGTTTTTCGCCCCGGAGCGTTGGGAAAAGCGGACCGATCGCGTCCACGAGATATCCCTTAACCCGGACACGCTGGATCGGCCGTTGGCCGACGTCATGGCAACTTTGTGCCACGAGATGTGCCATTTGTGGAGGCATCTTGAAGGCAAGCCTCCCAGTTGTGGATACCACGACAAGCGGTGGGCTTCAAAAATGGTGCAGATCGGTCTGCTTCCCACTTCGACGGGCGAGCCGGGCGGAAAACAGACTGGCAAGAAGGTGCATCACCTCGTGCAGGAGAACGGCCCTTTCGAGCGTGCCTTTCGCAAAATGCCCGATGGCCACTTGTTGCCTTGGCGCGGAGGCCAATTCCCTGCCACAGGGGTCGAGGAAGGGGGCGAAGGCGGCGAGACCGCCCAAAAGCAGCGCCGAGACAAATTGAAATTCACCTGCCCGAATTGCGCCGCAAACTGCTGGGGCAAGGAAAGTCTCAAGGTCCGTTGCGGCGTTTGCAACGAACAATTCGTGCAGCGATGA
- a CDS encoding TonB-dependent receptor translates to MMVTIGNFSPVHRKLFHAATASSLLTTGWCLGQFPALAQSTRTIANAKTQGIEMARDVFESQRNGAQELYPVNFGGSDWNWTQPITAQNSQSSVNGGPDIEPGRAASPMTILEEVTVTATRRPTKEKDTTVATYVVDTRDIRSTGAVTVTDSLVLVPGLQFAPGLGGVRNFGNNYLRGFNDQRFLVLRDGVPVNRPDNNSSDISRFGIADVERVEVFSGGAALRYGAGAVGGVINIISETPKGPPKLTLAYETGSYGFSRYLAKYGGGDDGFSYNLAFSSVVAFNNYPYSYTLPNSALFYGPGDLTPAGIPLYGLLRPEVGPPIAVSGRADQSYAASDTYAAKLSFKPDPYNSLTLRLNQQESKNAFVSPGSTIYPYGVCRGGANLNGNGTLSGSRFLPVDPNGNELPCDTQRYLPNTATTSFIASRFAFNASADGRIQFPTGRSYPSAEAATANVAFGEQSTQSESQVTLFWNHEPDPRFSLKSYLHFFRFTQPVYQPDFFYNTNVLAPITGLTPPGQFARLPVVAPIPFGEGSRFEAQSLLDARLSPGQILSLGVNFQQDRSFTRFETGFADRTLSRTSLFVVDDINFSHELQANVGFRYTISDRFGSNLTPAAGLRYSPNRFISLRGNWSQVLALPPIDELFTFEGGAPFASNPNLQPETGITYDVGVDINPSENLGIRLTYFNTYFDNYRIAVAEQNTNPLSAFPLIFRAQNVGSRYASGFELAGNWFLSPQLRLRVAWSNTDARPYGRADGTDQSLYPFFFGYQDPGVPFNNVVANLTYSNQGWLVSLLGRYDSGKRRGFAGGSIPQGGGDFVPSWATLDLNFEVPIVPTFTITGGVLNVTDTQYEYLSGVPAPGTTFRVGARMELGG, encoded by the coding sequence ATGATGGTCACGATTGGCAACTTTTCGCCGGTGCACAGAAAGCTCTTCCATGCCGCGACGGCTTCCTCTCTGCTCACCACGGGCTGGTGCCTCGGCCAGTTTCCGGCCTTGGCCCAAAGCACTCGGACAATCGCGAACGCCAAAACGCAAGGGATTGAGATGGCGCGGGATGTGTTCGAAAGCCAGCGCAACGGAGCCCAGGAGCTGTACCCCGTCAACTTTGGCGGCTCCGATTGGAATTGGACACAGCCGATTACGGCACAAAACTCACAAAGTTCCGTGAACGGCGGACCCGACATTGAGCCGGGGCGCGCCGCGTCGCCGATGACAATTCTTGAGGAAGTAACCGTCACGGCAACCCGCAGACCGACAAAAGAGAAAGACACCACCGTCGCGACCTACGTGGTCGACACGCGGGACATCCGTTCGACGGGGGCGGTCACGGTGACCGACAGCCTTGTGCTCGTGCCCGGGTTACAATTTGCCCCCGGCCTGGGCGGGGTGCGCAACTTCGGCAACAACTACCTGCGCGGCTTCAACGACCAACGCTTTCTGGTGCTGCGAGACGGGGTACCCGTCAACCGCCCGGACAACAACAGCAGCGACATCTCCCGTTTCGGCATTGCCGATGTGGAGCGCGTTGAAGTCTTCTCCGGCGGGGCGGCGTTACGCTACGGGGCCGGGGCGGTTGGCGGTGTGATCAACATCATCAGCGAGACACCCAAGGGACCGCCGAAACTTACCCTCGCCTATGAGACGGGCTCCTACGGCTTCAGCCGGTACCTGGCCAAATACGGGGGAGGCGACGACGGTTTTAGTTACAACCTGGCTTTTTCTAGCGTGGTCGCCTTCAACAACTACCCTTACAGTTACACGCTGCCGAATAGCGCCCTGTTCTATGGCCCCGGAGACTTAACGCCCGCCGGCATTCCCCTTTACGGCCTGCTGCGGCCGGAAGTCGGACCGCCGATCGCGGTATCGGGCAGGGCAGACCAGTCCTATGCCGCGAGCGACACCTACGCGGCGAAACTGAGTTTCAAGCCGGATCCGTACAATTCCCTGACCCTGAGACTCAACCAGCAGGAGAGCAAAAACGCCTTCGTTTCGCCTGGCAGCACCATTTACCCATACGGGGTGTGCAGGGGCGGCGCGAACCTGAACGGTAACGGGACCCTGTCTGGATCGCGGTTCCTGCCGGTGGACCCGAACGGCAACGAGCTGCCTTGCGACACCCAGCGCTACCTCCCGAACACGGCAACCACCAGCTTCATCGCTTCGAGATTCGCCTTCAACGCCAGCGCCGACGGACGGATCCAGTTCCCCACGGGCCGGTCTTACCCCTCTGCCGAAGCGGCCACTGCAAACGTCGCCTTCGGGGAACAGAGCACCCAGTCGGAGAGCCAGGTGACGCTTTTCTGGAACCACGAACCGGATCCACGGTTCAGCCTAAAGTCCTACCTACATTTCTTCCGCTTCACCCAACCGGTGTATCAACCGGACTTCTTCTACAACACGAATGTCCTGGCTCCCATCACCGGCTTGACGCCACCCGGACAGTTCGCACGGCTTCCCGTGGTGGCCCCTATCCCTTTCGGCGAGGGAAGCCGGTTCGAGGCCCAATCGCTCCTCGACGCGCGCCTCTCTCCCGGACAGATCCTCTCGCTCGGCGTCAATTTCCAGCAAGACCGATCCTTCACGCGCTTCGAGACGGGCTTTGCAGACAGAACCCTTTCGCGAACTTCGTTGTTCGTCGTGGACGACATCAACTTCAGTCATGAGCTGCAGGCCAACGTGGGATTTCGCTACACCATCAGCGACCGATTCGGTTCTAATCTCACACCGGCAGCGGGGCTGAGGTACAGCCCGAACCGGTTCATTTCGTTGCGGGGCAACTGGTCCCAGGTGCTCGCGCTGCCCCCGATAGACGAGCTGTTCACCTTCGAGGGTGGGGCACCATTCGCGAGCAATCCGAACCTTCAACCCGAAACGGGGATCACCTACGATGTCGGCGTGGACATCAACCCCTCGGAGAACTTGGGCATCCGCCTCACTTACTTCAACACGTACTTCGACAACTACCGCATCGCAGTCGCCGAGCAGAACACAAACCCCCTGAGCGCCTTCCCGCTCATCTTCAGGGCGCAGAATGTCGGCAGCCGCTACGCAAGCGGTTTCGAGCTGGCGGGTAACTGGTTTTTGAGCCCGCAATTGAGATTGCGGGTGGCCTGGAGCAACACCGATGCCCGGCCTTACGGCCGGGCCGACGGCACCGATCAGTCGCTCTACCCCTTTTTCTTCGGCTACCAGGACCCGGGAGTACCGTTCAACAACGTCGTCGCCAACCTCACCTATTCCAACCAGGGGTGGCTCGTCTCGCTGCTGGGCCGCTACGACAGCGGCAAGCGCCGCGGGTTCGCAGGCGGCTCAATTCCACAAGGGGGGGGCGATTTTGTGCCTTCTTGGGCCACCCTAGACCTGAACTTTGAGGTGCCGATCGTACCTACCTTCACAATCACCGGTGGCGTGCTGAACGTTACCGACACACAGTACGAATACCTCAGCGGAGTCCCGGCCCCAGGCACCACGTTCAGGGTCGGCGCAAGGATGGAGCTCGGGGGTTGA